ACCAGCACACAGCGCCTCGTCTTTGGATCCCACAGCCTTCAACGCGCTTCTCCTAAGCTTTAGGGTTGGTTTTAGAGTAGATAAATATATCGGATACGATATATGCGAAGGTTATAGATCTTTCTTAGAAAACAAAGCGACAACACCACAACCATATAATTTCACACATCACTAACTCTACCCTCGTTAAAGAATTTTAATCTCTTATACTCCTAATGGAAGCACTTTGGTTCCGTGCATCAAAAAGAGGGAAAAATGATTCACCACCCTCTACATATGAGCGTTGTTTAAAAGTTGACTTCTATAGAAAGATCTGTTCCCGGTAAGAAAGTAACTTACGGCAGCAGAAACCACCGTGGGAATGATGAAGCTTGGACCTACGGTTTCAGCGACTAGTGTTATGCTGGTCAAAAGAGTTTTGCTTGTTGCGGCTAAAACGGCAGCCATCGCCAGCATAACACATAGAGTGGGTGGCTCTATATTCAATATTTGCGCATAAATAAGCCCAAGGGCTCCGCCAACGTATAGTGATGGGACAAAGAGACCACCGCTTCCTCCAAAGTTCAGGGTTATGCTTGTGGCGACTATTTTAAAGAGCAGAGCCGCGATTAGCGTTGATAAACTTAATTCCCCTAACTTTGCTAGTGTGGTTTTGTGGATGAAATCATACCCTAGACCAAGCGCTTTAGGATAAAACAAGCCTATCACACCAACAACGAGCCCACCAATAATAGCTATATGTGACATTGAAAGCTTAACGGCAAGCTTTTTGACCAAGGTGTTTGTTTTCTCAAAAGTTTCCATAAAAGCCAATGCAACCAGCGCTGCTAGAATTCCTAAAAGAATCGCATGTAAGAGAATTGAAGGGGTGGGCATAAGAAGGGTTGGGTGTGGGAAAATCGTTTCCGTTCCGATAGTTATGGCAGAGGTAAAATAAGCGGTGATAGAAGCGATAGAGGCTGGGATAAAAACTTCGGTTTCGATGTCTCTTTTGTAAGGTATCTCTAACGCTAACAGTATCCCCGTCAACGGTGCTTTAAAGACGGCTGAGAAGCCTGCTGCCGCACCGCACAAAAACAGTTTCTTAATATCCTTTTGATTCAACCCCAGCTTTCTAGTGATAAATGAGGAGATTCCTCCGCCAAGTAGGAGGCTCGGACCTTCCAAGCCAGCGCTTCCACCGAAACCTATAGTTACTGCTGAAGCCAAAGTTTTGCTTATCGTGTCTCTTAGGCTAAGAAAACCACTCCGCAAATGATATCTTTTGATTACAAGATCTGTTCCGCAACCACATTCCTTGCTCTCCGCCATAAGTCTCACTATCAAATATCCTCCGAAGAGAGCGATAAATGTGCACAATAAACGGAGAAAAAGATTCAAGCTTACGACGAGCGCTGTGGCATAATTTAGCAAACTATAGATTGTGACGAGAAGAAATATGGCTAAACCTATTGCAAAACCTAAGAATATGGGTAATAGCCAGTTTTTCGCAAAATCAAAGAATTTTCCACAATGATCAGACATTCGCTAGCCTCCCCCTTTCCTATTATTCCTATTTTTTATAGCCTTTAAACCATGCTCGAATAATAAACTGTGCCAGAGGCCGGCCAAAGAAGCATCATCCTAACCCCATAAGGAAACGCTTGTTGTAGAAGCCATAATTATACATACCTATTGGTATGCGTTGGTAACAACAATATGCTCATATGTAGAGGATGGTAGATCATTTTTCCTCTTGTTTGATGCACGGAGCCAAAGCAACTACCGTCTTTCAGATATGAGCAAACCCTAAATTTAGCCATCTCTAACAATTCTTAAATCCAGCTGACTCACCGGCAATCTTATCGAGTTGGAGAAAAAGATATGCTCTATACTCGTTAGTTCACCCATCGGATTGATCGGACTATCTGCGACTCAAAGAGGCCTATTTTCGGTTAAGATAGGCTGCACGCCCGCTTCTAGAGGGGGGCGCTGTGACGAGGTGGATGTGTGGGAAGTGCTTAAGTCTGCTGAGCGTGAGCTCAAGGAATACTTTGGAGGTAGGCGTAGGGAGTTTACTGTGAGGTTGGATGTTTTAGGCTCTAAGTTTGATGTGATGGTTTGGAGCGCTTTGAGGAGCATCCCGTATGGTGAAGTTAGGAGCTATAGGTGGCTCGCTGAGCAGATAGGTTACCCTAATGCATATAGGGCTGTGGGTGGAGCGTTGAGTAGAAACCCTCTACCAATCTTCCTGCCTTGCCATAGGGTGGTTCGTGCTGACGGCGGGTTAGGGGGGTATAGTGCGGGTTTGGATGTTAAACGCTTCCTCCTTAGCCTCGAAAAAGGAGAGCCTTGTTAGATCTTAACCACATCTAACCCCAATTCATCTGCAAATCTAAGTATCTTCTGCTTCTCCGTTGACAGACCCTTCCAATCTAAAATAGCGTATCTAACCTCCTCAGCACACCTACTGACCATCGACTTAACGGTCTCTAATGTTAGTTCAGGAAGAATGTGCTTTGAAGCCACAGCACCCAAAGCGTACTCAGATTCTACTAGGAGCTGAGTGAATTTGGAGGAGTAGTGGGTGCCGCCAAACCCTACGCCAACCTTCGAAGCATATTCAAGGTTGTTTATAGCGGACCAAAGCGAATCTGCAACCACCTCAGCGGCTCTCAAATCCGACCACTGCTCAACCCTAGAGCCTATCTCAACGAACATACAGGGCTTCTTGAGGCTAGATGGCCCGTGGTGCATCGGCTCCAAAACGATCTGATACCCTTGTGCTTCGCTTCTTCTCAGCCAGAGGGCTTTAAGGTAGCTTTTCAGGAGGCTTGGGAAGGTTATGGAAGGCTCTCTAGATCTACCACCATAACTAGCGTCTTCACCCAGATTGCCGGGGAAGTGTGCTGTGAGGCAGGGTATGCCGGTTTCTGAGCTGTGGCGTGATAGGAAGATGTATGCCTTAGGGTTAAATGCTTCATCTAGGTGGTCCGCGTAAATAATATCCCTTCTCGTATACGCTAGTCTGACACCACCACACTCATAGATGCTGCTACCCTCAAACCGCTCCGAAGTCTCTTGAAAACCGTATTTAGACCTAAGAACGGACGCTATATTACATCCAGCCTTATCTTGAAGAGAGGCGACGAGAAGAAAACCGCTGCCCTCAGAAGGCATGGGTGAGCACGCTACTCCCCCTTGGAGCGCCAGAGCCTCTTGTAGGTCCCAGGCTTCATAACAACCCTATTTGTTTTGAACGCTATCCCCTTCTCGCGCTCAACGATCTCTGTGGTTGAGAGGATGGCTTGCGCTATAGCTACCAACTCGCCTTTAAGGGTGTAGATCGCCACGACATCCCCTGCTGATATGTTGCTTGAGAGCCTCACGATACCTGGGATCGCTAGCTGCGCTCCGTGGCATATAGCATCTACAGCAGAGTCCCTTATGTAGACCTCTTTTAGCCAAGCTGTGGCGTATTCTACTGGGCGAACGCATCTCCTCATATATGTTTCGTCGCCCTCTGCTAACCTCTCTTTAGCGTAGAGGAGGTCGTGCAACCTTACGAAACCGTCTTGTTCAGATATGTGGCAGACCCTAGTCCTCCTCAACTCAACCATAGTGGCGCCGCATTTCAGCACCTCCCCGATATCATATATTAGTTTGCGAACATAGGTTCCCGCTTGGCAAGACACCTTCAGTAGAACCAGTTTGCCAACCTGCTCAAGCAGATCTATGCCGTATATCTTTCTGACACGCGTAACCCTCTTAACCGAGGATCTCTGAGGAGGCCTCTGATATATTTCGCCGGTAAACTCTTGAAGAACCTTCTTAAGCCTATCCTCGCTCACCGGGTCGTGCAGCCTCGCCACAGCAACATACTCTTTGGGTCCAAGTAGTAGGGTTGAGAGGACCTTGGTGCCCTCACCCAGACCCACTGGTAGCAGCCCTGTTACAGGGGGGTCTAGTGTCCCGCTGTGCCCCGCCTTCTCTACGCCTAGAATCTTCCTAACATATGAGACGACTTCGTGGCTCGTAGGCCCCTCGGGCTTATCCAATGGGATCAAGCCGTATTGGAGGAGGACTTCGATGGGTCTTTTGTCGTAGAAGTAGCCGCAAGCTGGGTCGGTCTCCTCTTCACCCAGCTCAATCAGAGGCGCGTTCTGCTTCTCCAAAGCCGCTCACACAAAATGCTTAACGAATGCCTCGACCACTTCAATAACAGCCTCTCTACTGAGGTGGTCTGTGTTTAAGACGAGGTCGAAGACAGAGAGATCCTTACCAAACTCTATACCATAGATCCTCTGGTAGAGTTTCTTGTTCTCTTCGTCTCTCTTCTTCACGATGCTTAAAGCCTCGTCATACCCTATCTTGTCACGCTCAACCATACGCTTAGCCCTGCTTTCAACACTAGCACCAAGCCAGATCTTTACGCCTAGGTCTGTTAGCCAAGGTAGGGTGTAGCTCGTTACAACAACGTCGCCTTGCTTCAGCACCTCTATGAGCCTATTATCGACCTCCCTATCGTACTCTGGGTTCGCAGCCCTCTCAGCTAAGAAGCGTAGACCCTCAGTGGTATCCCACCACTCAGCCCCCTTTGCTATGTAGCCTCTGCTAGCAGCCACCTCTTTTAGCGCGTCTCCGCCTCCATACACCCTTAACCCGAAGCGTCTACCTATCGCCTCAGCTACAGTAGTCTTACCTACAGCTGGTGGTCCAGAGATTATGAAGCTTCTTTTGGGCATAGGCTGCACCTAGTCTGTCAAGCTCACGCCAAGAAGTTTCGTTATCATGCCGCTGAAGGCGAAGGATGAGATCATATACCACCAGAATAGGTTGAGCTCAGGCCCTATCGGTCCAAAGTTAGCGCCGAGCGGTATTGGGATGGGGATGGGTGAGATCGCTACGGTGCCTGGGCCTATTATGCTGTTGACGAGCCACCATAGGAGCATAAGTGGGACGAAAAAGAGGAAGGTGACCTTAAGGTTGTCGGCAGCGACCTTCGCTTGAAGCTTATCCGTCTGAGGCTTCTTCTTCATCAGCTTCTCCTCCTTCGCCTTATTCTTACTCATAATCGCCTCCCTCAGCTCCTTCTGGTACTCTCTGAGCTCAGCTTGCATACGCTTCATCTGCTCCACATTCGTCAGCAGCCTCCGCCCCACAGCATACAGAATATTCACACCCAGAGCCATAGCTATAACAATGAGGGTCGAGTTCGGGATCTTCGTCAAAGCCTCACCAAGTATCTGAAGCATACCCCTTCGCTGCAAAAGTAACCGCAGAGCAAAGGCTAATAAGGGTTATGCACAAAACCCATTCATAATTCACGCGGATCGACTCTTCCCAACCCAGGGACCCTATCGAAGACGGGTGTCAGTTGATATTATCACGCGGTCTGGAACTTAGTTTCAACTAATCTTCTTTCTTGACAAAAGCGTATAGAAGATCAGTTTCAACCATCAAACCTTTATCTCACTAAAGCTGCTTCCTTCTCTTTGCACGGCTAACAGCCTCATCCTTAGCCGCCTTCTCCGCCAAATCTTTAAGATCGCGCCTACTCTTCTTACCCGCCAACCAATCCTTAGCTGCGAGATAAGGTGTCTTTGGGAGAGGGATTCCGATAAAGAATGACCCAGCGTTAATAATTACCGTTCTTGTTTCCCTAACCCCTAGCTCCTTTGGAATCGTCATCCTACCTCTATTGTCAACCCTTACCCCAGCCGTTTTTCCCTAAAGCATATTCTTAACCCATAGATATGATCCTTACCCTTCTTTAGCAACTTATCCAGAATACCCAAGCGTGGGTGTCAACGACGTTAAATCGTCACTTCCACCCACGCCTGTATATCGCTGAGTCAGCTTCTTCAACGCTCCTTTCAAGCTCGTCTTCAGAAACAAGCAGTTTAGCTGAACCCCTAAAAGGAGACCGCCTGGGTTTAACGACGGATCCAGACCTAGATACGATCGCATCCCTTAGCTTAATGATCTCCTCACCAGATCTTTCATCTTCTTCGTAATTACGTTATATGCGGAAAAAATAGACACTCCGCTTCCTACCCAGCTTGCTTGGCACAACAACCACCTAAGCCATTAACGTGCACCGAGACATAAAAAAACATTACCAACTTCGCAATCTAACTGGGTCAAACGGAATGCTTAATTAAGCGCAAGAGGCGAGGTTTAACCATCAAGCTTATTTTGTTGATGAATGTGGTGTGAGTGAGATGCATCCTACTCAACCCATATTGGCTACTGAAGCCTTGGTTGCTTCAGCACACCCTTTGGCGTCGCTTGCTGGTGTTAGGATATTAGGAGAGGGTGGTAACGCCTTCGACGCGGCTGTGGCGGTCAACGCTGTGCTTAACGTAACGCAGCCCCATATGTGTGGTGTAGGTGGAGACATCTTCTACCTAATCTACTCTTCTAGAGATGGTTATGTGCGCTTCTTAAACGGTAGTGGTAGAGCGGCAAGGAAGGCGAGCGTAGAATACTATCTTGGAAAGGGGTTGGAGAGGATCCCGAATTATGGTCCGCTTGCGTGTGTAACTGTGCCGGGTTGTGTAAGCGGCTGGGAGAAACTAAACAAGGAATTTGGCTCTATGGATATGCGTGAACTTCTGCGCTTCGCCATACACTATGCTGTGAATGGGTTCCCCATCAGCAGAGGCTTGGCAGCAGCTATGGAGCAGGTCGCGAAAACAGGAGCCTACCCCAGTTGGGCTAAAGTGTATCTGCCGCAGGGTAGGAGACTTAATGAGGGCGAGGTTCTAAAACAGGAGGATCTCGGCAGAACCCTCTCAGTTGTAGCTGAAGGCGGCTCAGACGCCTTCTACTCTATGCTGGCTGAAGAGATCGAAAAGAATGAACCTGAAGTTCCGCTTACCGGGGAGGATTTTAGAGAACACACATCTGAGTGGGGCGAACCGATCTCCACAGAGTATCGAGGGTACACTGTGTATGAGACCCCTCCGAACACGCAAGCCGTAGCAGCACTCATAGCTTTGAATATTCTAAGCGGCTTCAACCTTAAGGAGAAGGCTCAGCTATCCGCTGAAACTATTCATCTTCTAGTGGAAGCTACTAGGCTTGCGTACGAAGACAGAGCTAGGTACGTTGCAGACCCAAGGTTCTTTGACATACCTCTGAAGCATCTCCTTTCAGAAGAGCACGCCGACTCTCTGAGAAGCAGAATATCGGCTGCTTCAGCAATGCCCTACGCAGATGGTTCAGCTGAAGATCAGGGTGATACGACGTACTTTGCTATTGTGGACAGAGACGGAAACTGCGTCTCTTGTGTTCAAAGCCTCTACCACCCCTTCGGGTCACACGTAGTGGTAGAGGGGACTGGTGTTGTGCTGCATAATCGGGGAACCTACTTCACCCTGGAGGAGGGTCATCACAATAGGCTTGAGCCTGGTAAGCGGCCCTTCCACACGCTCTGCGCTTCGATCACATTGAAGGACGGTGAACCTCATATTGTCCTCGGCTCCATGGGTGGAGACGGGCAGCCCCAGACACACATCCAAATACTGTCCTCAATAATCGACTACGGAGCAAATATCCAAGAAGCCATCTACCTACCCAGATGGCTTCTCCCAGGCACGATATATGAGAAGCATAAGGTTCTACTTATGGAGGGGAGGTTTCCGAGCGTAGTGGTCGATGGGCTGAAGGCCTTGGGGCATAGGGTTGAGACGGTGAAGCCCTTCTCCTCACTTATGGGGCACGCGCAGGGTGTAGTGATCGGTAGAGGTAAGAGGGTCCTGTATGGTGGAGCTGATCCTCGAGGCGACGGGCTGCCTATAGGCTACTAGAGGTCGGTGGGTTGAGGAGTATAGCGGCGGTGGTCTTCGACTTCGACGGCACGCTTGTAGATGAAAGTAGGAGCTTTGAGGAAGCCTTGGCTGCGGCTTGTAGAGATGTTGGGTTGAAGCCGCCTAACCGGATGAAGGTGAAGACCCTCGCTAGGCAGCACCCGGACATCTACCTAAAGCACTTGATTCCTTCTGAGGTGGCGAGCAGAGAAGATCTAGCCAAACGGTTTATGGAAGCGTTCACGAAAGCCTACGATTCAGATGGGCATAAACACGCCAAGCTCACCAAACACGCAAAACCTCTCCTAAGAGCGCTGAAAGCGTGTGGCGTTAAAGTGGGGTTGGTGAGCAGAAGGACAACACTATGGTACGCGATACCTGAGATACTAGCCCTCTTCTCCATATCGCACCTGGTGGATAGGGTGGTTACTTGTAGAGAAGCAGAGACGAAGAAGGAGCAGCTCACACTATGCTTAAGAAGACTTGACGTCGAACCGTCGGTCTCCTCGATGGTAGGTGATACGGCTGAAGACATCTTAGCCGGTAAAGCGGTGGGCTGCATAACTATAGCCTACAGCAAGGGCTTCGGCGAACTAAGTGACCTCTTAGCAGCTGAACCAGACTATTTGATAGCTGACCTGATCGATGTGCTGAGGATCGTAGCCTCAAAGAGTAAAGCCTAACTCACCCCGCTGCTCAACTCTCTGATATGGGGACTCTAAGGCTCTATTGGCTAGACCCCTACGCCAGCAGATTCAAAGCGCGGGTGGAATCTATATCTGGTAGAGATGTCGTGCTTGACGGAACATACTTCTACCCTCAAGGAGGCGGGCAGATATATGATACGGGCGTAATCTCAGGCATAAAGGTTATCAACGTAAGGAGAGAAGGCGATCTAATCGTGCACACCCTCGAATCCGAGCCGAACTTTGCGGTTGGGAGCGAAGTCGAATGCTTGCTGGATTGGGATAGGAGATATAGGATAATGAAGCTGCACTCAGCAGCCCACCTCCTCTACTACGCTATCCAAGAAGAATTTGGAGAAGAATGCCGACCAGCGAGCCCAGGCTTGACAGACGACACAAAATCGAGAGAAGACTACCTATTCAAAGAGAAGCTCGATCCTCAGAGGCTTCAAAGGGTCGAAGAAAGAGTCAACGACTTGATAAGAGCAAGGTTAGATATTCACACTTGGAGCGAGGGTGAGACGAGATACTGGAAGATAGACCCCTACCCAGCCATGCGTTGCGGAGGCACACACCCAAAGAACACAGGCGAAATAGGCGGAGTAAAGGTCGGTAGAGGGAAGAAGCCTGGTGCAGGTAAGGAGAGACTGGAAATCACATTGAGCCAACACAGCGTCTGACAAACAGTTTATTAGACTCTACCGCAAAAGCCTCTGCTTAGGTGCCGCCGTAGCTCAGCGTGGTAGAGCAGACCTAGCTGGAAAAGGGGCTCAGCTGGCTGTTAACCAGTTGGTCGTCGGTTCAAGTCCGACCGGCGGCGCCACATTATTGTGAGATTAGGTTTTCTTTCTTTTCTATGCTGTATATTCTAGATATCTACCTTTATCCTTCTTATTTCCTCTACTATCTTCGGTAGAGCCTCTCCTGTCTTTGCTTGAATGAGGTAGTCTGATATGCCTTCTTGTGTTAACGGGGTTGGTTCAGTGTTTACTTCTATTAGGGTTACTGGATGCCACTTCCCTTCTTTCCTTACCAACCTCTCTCTTGCTACTCTTGGTAGCTCTGCGAACGGATAGACTACTGCTGAGGTTCCGCAGATGAGCATCAAGTCGCATTTTGAGACCTCTTCTAATGAGCGCCTCAACACATCAGCCGGTATAGGTTCATGAAAATGCACTACATCAGACTTCAAGGCGCATCCGCAGATTGAGCAAACGGGGGGTAGCTTCCCCTCTACCCTTAATCTAGCTAAGTCGAATTCTTTTAAGTCGAATCTGTTACCGCAGCCCAAGCACCTTAATTTGAAGGCGTTCCCGTGATACTCGATTACGTTTCTGCTTCCAGCCTTCTGGTGGAGGCTATCGATATTTTGGGTGATCACGCATTTTATAACCCCCATCTTCTCCAACTCAGCCAACGCGTAGTGGCCAGGGTTAGGCTGAGCCTTCGCTAAATCCCCTAGGAGTGAGGGGGTGCTTAGCCTTTCCTCCCAATATTCCTTGGGGTTTGCCAGAAACTTGTAGTAGATCTGGTGAGCCCTTTTCTCAGCGTCTGGGTCTTTTGTCCATATTCCTTGTGGTCCTCTGAAGTCTGGTATTCCTGATTCGGTTGAGATCCCTGCTCCAGTTAGTGCGATGGCGTAGTTTGAGTTCAGTAGGTCTTTTGCTGCCCTCTTAATCAGCTCATTCATAGCCGCATTCTGTTAAGGCATCGTCGTAAATTAATAGTTAAGCCTTTCTTTTCGTAACTCTTAGAAGAGGGTGAACTCTTCCATCTGCTGGAAGATATTGAAGTGCATCTCTTCGTAGCACCTCTTACACAAACGAATCCCTCCGCCCACATCGTATTCAGCCACACGCTCCCTACAAAGACTGCATAACGTGTTCTGTTCTTTTGTTCCCAACTTCTTGATACTGCTTCCACGAAGGTTCCTAAAAAGTATATCTTAACGCGAGTTGTTTAGAAGGAGTAAGACTCAGTCGTTGAGCTCAGGACTAAGATATGCTATTGCTAGGTGCTCTAGTCTTTTTAAAACAGCCATATTCATATCTGCGAAAGCCTTAATTCGCAGTTGACAGTTCTGAAGAAAAGTAGTAGCATCATCTTCGCTTCCTAGTTCTTTAATAAGCTTTTCTCTTAGCGCACTGGTTTCACGATTTCCGCTCAGATGATTGTCCCAAATTCTTCTTCTAAGGTTGTTAGTCACCCCAACATAGATCGGTCTTTCCGAGTTTTTACGATAGAAAGCATATAACCCGGAAGACTCAGGGATTTCGCTTCTGCTAATATTACGTACGTCTATTAATGGACTCTGCTTAAACTCGTTAAGCATCTTCACGAGATCAGAAACTGCAGGGTCAAAGGTCTTGCAATCTTCTGTTGTAAAGTTGTAGCGTAAAACTTCTGCCCCAGTTTCTTTAAACGCATTTTTTACTTTCTCAAAGTATGTGCTACTTCCTATGACGTAAATTTTTGAGAAGCTTCTTAGGGGTCTACCAAGTCTCTCTTGATATAATACCTGTCGCCTTAGTGTTTCGTCAGAGATGGGGCCACTTTTTTCATCGTTAAAGGTAACATCGTAGTTTCCTATGGGGTGATCTGGTTCGATGAAGCCATATTTAGCACTAAGTATGAGCCAAGGGTATTTGTCTGCTTCTTCACGCTTTAGCCATTTTTTAAAGTCTTCTCCTGTGTAAGCGTCTTTTGCTGGTACGTATGCGTCTGCTGAGGTATTCTCACCCCAAATCTTCTCCTTCGTGCAAGAGACCACGAAAAGAATATCTCCTTCTTTCTTCTGGGATTTTTGTAATAATCCCGAGATCTTCGCTATTTTTTGCTCAGCCATACTCTTATATTTATGGAGTGGGAGAAGGTTGCAGGCTTCTTTATAGAAATCTAATGCTTTTACAAGGTTACCTTGATTCTCATAGATTTCGGCTAGGTTATAAGCGACCCAGCCATCCTTAGTTTCTACAAATAATTTAAATAAACAGTCGACAGGATTTTGAGTCTGTTTACAAAGTCTAATTTCCTCATTTATCTTCTTCCATTCTAAGCGATTCAAACATCTCTTGAAATCGAGTTCGGAGTATTTAAACGTGTCTTTTGTTTATTGCCGCTCAACTAGCGCTCTATCTTCTAATAAGAGGGCTGTTTTCCCGTTATCTGATTTGTAAGCAAAGATTGTGTATATGGGGTCATCTTTGTAGTAGGATGATGCTTTCTCTGGCCTTTCCGATCTTTACGGTTCTATCTCTTGTAACCACCCTTTCGGCTGCTACTAGGATTCTGTCAACATTGAAACCTATTCTTGCTGCGAGCTCACCAACCAATAGATCGCAGGGGACTATCTGGTCTGGGAAGGCTCCTTCAGCCACCACAATAGCCAGTTTTGCGCCTTTTTTGCATACCCGTTTTATCTCTTGTAGAGAGAGCTCTACGTCCCTCAGGTATGCTTTTGCAGCCACCGGTAGGTTGAGGTCTGGGAAGGGGTCTCGGTCTACTTGTGTGTCTATGCCTATGTAGGAGCGTAGAGCATCCATCTTAACCTCTGGGAAGAAGAGCTCATACTCTATCCGATAGACCTTGGTGTACTCTATCTTGTTAAGGTAGGGTGGAGAGGTCACCACTAAATCGTATGCTTCATCCGGTAGGAAGTCGAGCCTCCTCGCATCACCGAGGTACACTTCGATGTTAGAACCTCTGTAGCTGGTCGATTTGATGTCTTTGATCATCTTCTTAACCATTCTTTTGAAGACCTTTCTGAGAGGTGGATGCGGCTTCTTAACGATCCTTATGTATGAACCGTCCTTTAACGCATAACTCACCTTATTCGCTGAGTTCATTAACGCTAGTGTGAAGAAGTTTCTAACTTTAGGATCATCTATGCTCCGAACCTCCTCCCTGAAGAAAGCAATATCCTCAAGGGCGTACTTTGAGAAGGCAGCCTTAGTGAGCCAGCTAACCTCACCTAACTCACATCTCCTAAACTTCTGCGAGAAGATCCTTTCAGTGGTCTGCTCTAGAGCATCGATATCGTAGTCAGCAGTCTTAACTTGGCTCACGAAGACCGCGAGCGGCGAAGCATCAACCCCACAAGCATCTAAACCAAACTCCTTGGCAACAACCAATGTGGTGCCTGAGCCGCAGAAGGGGTCGAGCACCCTAGCGCCGCTATCCACACCAAATAGCTCAAACATCTTTACAACGAAGTCTCTTGAAAAGCCCTCCTTAAAGTAGAACCAGTTGTGGATAGGGAGCCGCTTATTCGGTACAAAGGTGACCAGCTTCCCGTACTCTGGCGCTCGAACGATCAGATTAGGTTTGAGCACAGCGAGCCTCCACCCACACTCGACACAGCACTCAAAAGATGCTATCCAACGTTTATAAACGTGTATCGTGGCAAAGAGGGTTGTGGAAGGCGTTAAGTTTTCAGCAGTTCTTCTCGTTATCGCTCTCTTCGCTGGGTTTGTTGGATATTACATAGGTTCCTCCTCAACCAAAGAAGTAGGAAGCATACACTACACATCATCAGCCACTGTTGAGGAGACCACCACCTTAACAACTATTACACAGCATCCCAGAGTCGGCTTCGACTTAACAGCCCATGTGTACCGCGTGGTAGATGGCGACACCTTTGACGGCTTCCCTTGCGGTAGAGTGAG
This Nitrososphaerota archaeon DNA region includes the following protein-coding sequences:
- a CDS encoding chloride channel protein, producing the protein MSDHCGKFFDFAKNWLLPIFLGFAIGLAIFLLVTIYSLLNYATALVVSLNLFLRLLCTFIALFGGYLIVRLMAESKECGCGTDLVIKRYHLRSGFLSLRDTISKTLASAVTIGFGGSAGLEGPSLLLGGGISSFITRKLGLNQKDIKKLFLCGAAAGFSAVFKAPLTGILLALEIPYKRDIETEVFIPASIASITAYFTSAITIGTETIFPHPTLLMPTPSILLHAILLGILAALVALAFMETFEKTNTLVKKLAVKLSMSHIAIIGGLVVGVIGLFYPKALGLGYDFIHKTTLAKLGELSLSTLIAALLFKIVATSITLNFGGSGGLFVPSLYVGGALGLIYAQILNIEPPTLCVMLAMAAVLAATSKTLLTSITLVAETVGPSFIIPTVVSAAVSYFLTGNRSFYRSQLLNNAHM
- a CDS encoding methylated-DNA--[protein]-cysteine S-methyltransferase, which produces MEKKICSILVSSPIGLIGLSATQRGLFSVKIGCTPASRGGRCDEVDVWEVLKSAERELKEYFGGRRREFTVRLDVLGSKFDVMVWSALRSIPYGEVRSYRWLAEQIGYPNAYRAVGGALSRNPLPIFLPCHRVVRADGGLGGYSAGLDVKRFLLSLEKGEPC
- a CDS encoding RNA-guided pseudouridylation complex pseudouridine synthase subunit Cbf5, translated to MEKQNAPLIELGEEETDPACGYFYDKRPIEVLLQYGLIPLDKPEGPTSHEVVSYVRKILGVEKAGHSGTLDPPVTGLLPVGLGEGTKVLSTLLLGPKEYVAVARLHDPVSEDRLKKVLQEFTGEIYQRPPQRSSVKRVTRVRKIYGIDLLEQVGKLVLLKVSCQAGTYVRKLIYDIGEVLKCGATMVELRRTRVCHISEQDGFVRLHDLLYAKERLAEGDETYMRRCVRPVEYATAWLKEVYIRDSAVDAICHGAQLAIPGIVRLSSNISAGDVVAIYTLKGELVAIAQAILSTTEIVEREKGIAFKTNRVVMKPGTYKRLWRSKGE
- a CDS encoding AAA family ATPase, which produces MPKRSFIISGPPAVGKTTVAEAIGRRFGLRVYGGGDALKEVAASRGYIAKGAEWWDTTEGLRFLAERAANPEYDREVDNRLIEVLKQGDVVVTSYTLPWLTDLGVKIWLGASVESRAKRMVERDKIGYDEALSIVKKRDEENKKLYQRIYGIEFGKDLSVFDLVLNTDHLSREAVIEVVEAFVKHFV
- a CDS encoding DUF106 domain-containing protein, producing MQRRGMLQILGEALTKIPNSTLIVIAMALGVNILYAVGRRLLTNVEQMKRMQAELREYQKELREAIMSKNKAKEEKLMKKKPQTDKLQAKVAADNLKVTFLFFVPLMLLWWLVNSIIGPGTVAISPIPIPIPLGANFGPIGPELNLFWWYMISSFAFSGMITKLLGVSLTD
- a CDS encoding VapB-type antitoxin: MTIPKELGVRETRTVIINAGSFFIGIPLPKTPYLAAKDWLAGKKSRRDLKDLAEKAAKDEAVSRAKRRKQL
- the ggt gene encoding gamma-glutamyltransferase codes for the protein MSEMHPTQPILATEALVASAHPLASLAGVRILGEGGNAFDAAVAVNAVLNVTQPHMCGVGGDIFYLIYSSRDGYVRFLNGSGRAARKASVEYYLGKGLERIPNYGPLACVTVPGCVSGWEKLNKEFGSMDMRELLRFAIHYAVNGFPISRGLAAAMEQVAKTGAYPSWAKVYLPQGRRLNEGEVLKQEDLGRTLSVVAEGGSDAFYSMLAEEIEKNEPEVPLTGEDFREHTSEWGEPISTEYRGYTVYETPPNTQAVAALIALNILSGFNLKEKAQLSAETIHLLVEATRLAYEDRARYVADPRFFDIPLKHLLSEEHADSLRSRISAASAMPYADGSAEDQGDTTYFAIVDRDGNCVSCVQSLYHPFGSHVVVEGTGVVLHNRGTYFTLEEGHHNRLEPGKRPFHTLCASITLKDGEPHIVLGSMGGDGQPQTHIQILSSIIDYGANIQEAIYLPRWLLPGTIYEKHKVLLMEGRFPSVVVDGLKALGHRVETVKPFSSLMGHAQGVVIGRGKRVLYGGADPRGDGLPIGY
- a CDS encoding HAD family hydrolase, which codes for MRSIAAVVFDFDGTLVDESRSFEEALAAACRDVGLKPPNRMKVKTLARQHPDIYLKHLIPSEVASREDLAKRFMEAFTKAYDSDGHKHAKLTKHAKPLLRALKACGVKVGLVSRRTTLWYAIPEILALFSISHLVDRVVTCREAETKKEQLTLCLRRLDVEPSVSSMVGDTAEDILAGKAVGCITIAYSKGFGELSDLLAAEPDYLIADLIDVLRIVASKSKA
- a CDS encoding alanyl-tRNA editing protein; translated protein: MGTLRLYWLDPYASRFKARVESISGRDVVLDGTYFYPQGGGQIYDTGVISGIKVINVRREGDLIVHTLESEPNFAVGSEVECLLDWDRRYRIMKLHSAAHLLYYAIQEEFGEECRPASPGLTDDTKSREDYLFKEKLDPQRLQRVEERVNDLIRARLDIHTWSEGETRYWKIDPYPAMRCGGTHPKNTGEIGGVKVGRGKKPGAGKERLEITLSQHSV